Proteins encoded within one genomic window of Oryza brachyantha chromosome 7, ObraRS2, whole genome shotgun sequence:
- the LOC102720061 gene encoding glycolipid transfer protein 1-like has product MEGTVFTPSLQGIKNVKSESGVILTKPFLEVCKHILPVLDKFGSAMSIVKNDIGGNITRLETKYASDPSKYEQLNSMVQVEISSKTAKSSSSCTNGLLWLTRAMDFLVALFHNLVQHPDWQMSQVCSDAYSKTLKKWHGWLASSSFSVAIKLAPDRKKFMEIISGSGDINADIQKFCVSFSPLLAENHRFLASVGMDDLKAS; this is encoded by the exons ATGGAGGGGACCGTATTCACGCCATCACTACAAGGCATTAAGAATGTGAAATCAGAGAGTGGTGTGATCCTAACAAAGCCATTTCTTGAAGTTTGCAAGCACATTCTCCCTGTGCTTG ATAAGTTTGGATCTGCTATGTCAATTGTGAAGAATGATATTGGTGGTAATATCACG AGACTGGAGACGAAATATGCATCTGATCCTTCAAAATATGAGCAGCTGAACAGCATGGTGCAAGTTGAAATTAGCTCCAAGACAGCAAAAAGTTCTAGTAGTTGTACCAATGGCCTTTTGTGGTTGACAAG AGCCATGGACTTCCTGGTTGCGCTGTTCCACAATTTGGTACAGCACCCAGATTGGCAGATGTCACAAGTTTGCAGTGATGCATACAGCAAAACTCTCAAGAAATGGCACGGATGGCTGGCAAGTTCAAGCTTTTCG GTTGCCATAAAGCTTGCTCCAGACAGGAAGAAATTCATGGAGATCATTAGTGGCTCAGGTGATATCAATGCAGATATCCAGAAGTTCTGTGTATCTTTCTCCCCATTGTTGGCAGAAAACCATAGGTTTCTG GCTAGTGTCGGTATGGATGACCTGAAGGCATCTTGA
- the LOC102720341 gene encoding CRIB domain-containing protein RIC7-like, with amino-acid sequence MSTKMKKGILRPFRYISNMMDGKDAQEMQIGFPTDVKHVAHIGWDGPSVPNNNNAAGAPTWMKDYHSAPLDSASFRSDRGGSAASNPWASQEIVVDGGSLGDTSFRETQSEAGSMDITAGDSPPSPNTRRSRRHRSRGSAATSSMDCTGTEAGSEKKEKAKKSSRGKNRKKDKSDKSAAAGDDAAAAGATCQDLPAVPKKSNRRKNKGSSEGSGASAPAKDAGAAAEESAAPLPPAIEEAKD; translated from the exons ATGAGCACAAAGATGAAGAAGGGAATCCTAAGACCGTTCCGCTACATCTCTAACATGATGG ATGGTAAGGATGCACAGGAGATGCAAATTGGATTCCCCACGGATGTGAAACATGTGGCACATATTGGATGGGATGGCCCCAGTGTCCCCAACAACAATAATGCTGCTGGAGCACCTACTTGG ATGAAGGATTACCACTCGGCGCCACTGGACTCAGCCTCATTTAGGAGTGACAGAGGGGGCTCTGCTGCATCAAATCCATGGGCTTCTCAAG AAATCGTCGTAGATGGAGGAAGCCTAGGAGACACATCCTTCAGAGAAACCCAAAGCGAGGCCGGCAGCATGGACATCACCGCCGGCGactccccgccgtcgcccaaCACCCGCCGGTCGAGGCGGCACCGCTCCCGGGGCTCCGCCGCGACGTCCTCCATGGACTGCACGGGAACCGAGGCCGGCTcggagaagaaggagaaggccAAGAAGAGCTCCCGCGGCAAGAACCGTAAGAAGGACAAGTCCGACaagtcggccgccgccggcgacgacgcggcggccgctgGCGCCACCTGCCAGGACCTCCCCGCCGTGCCCAAGAAGTCCAACCGCCGGAAAAACAAGGGCAGCTCGGAGGGCAGCGGCGCGTCCGCTCCAGCCaaggacgccggcgccgcggcagAGGAGTCGGCGGCGCCATTACCGCCGGCGATCGAAGAAGCTAAGGAttga